The window GAATGAACTGTTCCTGCAGACTCATCACACTTTAGAACTTGATAAGACAAGACACAAATTAAAACATAATTTTTATGTCATTCAATATTCATCATGACTCGAGCTACCTTTGCCGACAGCGCTGAAACATATCAAGCGACCCTCAGGAGCCTCTTTTCTGGGAAGCCTGAAGAAACCGAAACTGATTTGGCAAAAATTTTCACCCCTTCGTTTCAATTCGACGCTGTAGACGAACATCACGACTTTAATGGCTTTGTAGCGCATATGCGCCGCTTGCGCGAAATGAATCTAGTTGTCGAGCTCACGACGGTGCAATTTCTGCGTGATGGAAACCAGCTTGCGGAGCGGCACGCATCGAAGACGACGTTGCAGGATGGAACTGGGCTGCCTGCCGAGACTTTTATGTTTGCGGAGGTTGCGGAAGATGGGAGGATTGAGTGGATCAAGGAAGTGGTTGTGAGATCGAAGAATTGATTGGCGCTGGCTTTGGAAGTTGTGTGAAAGGGGGATATTACTGCTTCGTTCGCATAATAGACATGTTGACCATAATTGAAGTGATGACACGGCGTATATGGCTCCATTAAATATTCAGTGAGAATCCATCCATCGAAACACTGACCATGGCATCAAACTGAGCCCACCCAGTCATCTCGGCGAGAGAGTCGGTGGGCGTCACGTATATATCGCCAATGCCACCCATATCCGTCATACCGGCTCCGAGGTCCGCCACGCCTATCCCGTCACCGGCAGTTTCAAATGCGTCAGTGCCATTCGTGTTATTCGGTAACGAGGCGACTTGTTTCTGTGTTGGCGATCGTGCATAGTTTCGGCCTTGCTTTGTTTGCCTTAGGGCTTCGAGGcgcagctcttccagcaccAAACAGTATCTCGCGACTAAAGATCCGTCTTCTGCGAGATTAGAGAGCTGATCTTGGCACCGAGTTGCAGCCGAGAGGTAGCCACTATATATTTCCTCGGGCTCATTGCTTTTCTGAATTGTGTAAACATACAGTATGACTGCAGCTGAAAAGGCGAAATATGATGTGAACTATGTGGATGTATTAGCATTGCTTTTTGATAGTGCGAGATTCTTCGCGACATACCCAATATGCTCGGAAAAGCTGTCCTCCTTGGTACATATCGTTAACCGTTCTGGTGATATTCGTAGCCGCCTGCAGACATTCATTGACACTTTGCTCGATGCGAGATTCGAACTCGCGATCGTCACGTCTTGGCCTGCTGCCATTCTGCAGATTTGCAAAGTTTCGCAAGAGAAAGGGTCGATGAGTGAGGATCATAGTATGCCAGTATGCCAGATTGAGGACATTCTTCTGGCGCTGGAAGATGGGTATCAGAGGCATATGGGTCACGGGATCGAGAAAATGAGCAACGTTTTCTCGCCACTCAACAAGCTCCTTGGTATGTATGGTCGCAAATGCGTGTTTGTCATCACGCGACGTTGCGTGAATGGAGTAGACGTTCCGAAGAATCATGCTCAGAATTCGAGACATCCTATAGCAATAATTAGTCTTGACGCTTTCGACGACTCGAAGCTCAATAAAGGGGGGTTTAGTACTTGGCATAGGCCACCGGCCCCAACATTACCGATTGTCCGAGGGTGCTGTCTTGGTTGACGTGATCGGCATAAATCTGGTGATCGTCTACACAAGATGGAAGCTCTTGATCAATGTCATCATCATGAAACGTGCGCGGCCTTCCCAATGCCATGCTGAGGTAGTTGTCTAAAGCATAAGCACTCCAAAATGTCCTTCTCCGGCATTCTACCTCGATGCGGTCGATACGATCAGCATGCCGCTTCCGGTGTAGGCCAATGGCATATGCAAGGCGCGCAGCGGTTCCAAAGAGGTTCCAGCAATGGTTGATTCGTGACTCTGATAACAGCCAGAGGCATTGCAGCAGTCGGGCCTGAATGCTCTCCAGACGGATAGCTCCTTTCTCACTCGATAGAAGCTGGTGTGCTGCAAGAAAATACCGGACACTGAAGAAGAGTCAGCAGTCATACAAGATGCCAGTTTGATGTCGGTTTACAAAATAGCCATACCTCACATCAGCGTCATCAGATGTTGGTCTCTGGCTCATATGCGCCTGAGCAAGCGCAAATACCATGAACAAGACGGCTTTCCGGATGGACGCATCCTCTCTGTTATGCATCTTCCCCTTGGTCTCATACAGCTCCTCAAGCCACATCTCAACGGTCTGCTGGTGAAGAAATCTGTCGACAGGCACGGCAAAGTCGAAATACCTCTGAACAAGGCGCGTAGTCTCGCTTCTGGACAACATCATGTAGAGCGTCGGATCAAAGTACGGCGCCTCATTCTGCAGCGAGTCCAGGTACGGCAGCGGCACGTCGCCAAaggtgaagatggaggatCCTTGCGGGAATGACACAAACTGATCTAGCCTCTTTTGAATCCTGAGCAGAAACGAGACTCCGGAGGATGGGCCGACGTAGTGGCCCTCAAGATCGGTCTGCACAGGCTCAGGAGAGGCCCGAGATAACGGCTCAGTCCCGGGCTGTGTGGGGTCTCCGAGGGCTGGATAAGGCTCCGGAGGCTCGTCATTGAGGCGCTGATGTCGGCCGGATGGCACAGGACTCTGCTGGTTAGCAGCATGCCAGCGCACCGAGTCCGACGTCTGGCGCTCATGCTGGCTGCTGTGTTGTGACGGCTGTGATGGCGGAGAGGCGCGGCTGCTTCTACGAGGCACCACCGCGCCGTGCCTCCCCCGAGTGTATGCAGCGTCGTATGTGCAGTTTGTATTGGCCTCAATGCACAGCCGACAGGGCTGCAATCCAGTACAGCGAATCTTCCTCCTATATGGCGATGCAAAGGATTTAGTCAGTGGATGCGTCTTGAGACACGCAAAAGGGGGCATCAAGCGAGCCTCACTTCTTGCACCTATCGCAGGCGCGCGTCACCCGCATCCGCTTCGAGTCTCTGAGGTCTCTGCTCGTCTGCCGCGAAGGCGTTGACGGTTGTGCGCCCGTATCGGCAACGGATATCGTGTACCCGTCCATGTTAGTTATGCTCAGTTTTGATATCCGAACAGGATTGACTTCCGGGACATGGACGCGGAGAAGGACGGCTATGCATTGGACACTGCTGCCGGGAGATGAGCGGGCCGGGAATGTGGtcagaagctgctgtttcAAAGACACTGTGTAAGTTTATACAAAATGCACCTGGCAAATCACCTCGCAAAATCGAACGTTCTTTAGCCACAAACAAATGCGAGAATGGACACGAGCCTAGCCGTAAACAATAGGTTCGTTGGCCCCTAGCGGGCGACTATGTGTCTACGACGCTCCATAACTTGCGGTTTTCCTAGCAACCTCGCGCCAACTAAGGCATAGGCAGGGCCTGTAAACTCGAAGAAGCCAATGATGTTAAACCGGCGGCATTGATTCCCCGCGCTTTGGCAGGGCATTAGCCCCTAACATAAAGATGGGATGGGGGGCGGaaccttggcctcggccgTTTTATGGGCTCTTCCCGTATC is drawn from Trichoderma atroviride chromosome 7, complete sequence and contains these coding sequences:
- a CDS encoding uncharacterized protein (EggNog:ENOG41) gives rise to the protein MTRATFADSAETYQATLRSLFSGKPEETETDLAKIFTPSFQFDAVDEHHDFNGFVAHMRRLREMNLVVELTTVQFLRDGNQLAERHASKTTLQDGTGLPAETFMFAEVAEDGRIEWIKEVVVRSKN
- a CDS encoding uncharacterized protein (EggNog:ENOG41~TransMembrane:1 (o575-593i)), yielding MDGYTISVADTGAQPSTPSRQTSRDLRDSKRMRVTRACDRCKKRKIRCTGLQPCRLCIEANTNCTYDAAYTRGRHGAVVPRRSSRASPPSQPSQHSSQHERQTSDSVRWHAANQQSPVPSGRHQRLNDEPPEPYPALGDPTQPGTEPLSRASPEPVQTDLEGHYVGPSSGVSFLLRIQKRLDQFVSFPQGSSIFTFGDVPLPYLDSLQNEAPYFDPTLYMMLSRSETTRLVQRYFDFAVPVDRFLHQQTVEMWLEELYETKGKMHNREDASIRKAVLFMVFALAQAHMSQRPTSDDADVSVRYFLAAHQLLSSEKGAIRLESIQARLLQCLWLLSESRINHCWNLFGTAARLAYAIGLHRKRHADRIDRIEVECRRRTFWSAYALDNYLSMALGRPRTFHDDDIDQELPSCVDDHQIYADHVNQDSTLGQSVMLGPVAYAKMSRILSMILRNVYSIHATSRDDKHAFATIHTKELVEWRENVAHFLDPVTHMPLIPIFQRQKNVLNLAYWHTMILTHRPFLLRNFANLQNGSRPRRDDREFESRIEQSVNECLQAATNITRTVNDMYQGGQLFRAYWFTSYFAFSAAVILYVYTIQKSNEPEEIYSGYLSAATRCQDQLSNLAEDGSLVARYCLVLEELRLEALRQTKQGRNYARSPTQKQVASLPNNTNGTDAFETAGDGIGVADLGAGMTDMGGIGDIYVTPTDSLAEMTGWAQFDAMVSVSMDGFSLNI